One part of the Mangrovibacillus cuniculi genome encodes these proteins:
- a CDS encoding OB-fold nucleic acid binding domain-containing protein, with translation MRYSLGALKGVPSSALKEILSKREDGPYKNIFDLVLRVSSKLVNRKTLESLILSGALDEFNLNRATLLATIDVAYEHKEFVQPFEDDLFEGDDTFIPEPKVLSVEPMPLMHKLAHEKEVFGFYFSDHPIKMYAKGLRKKGAKSLSAVLKEGSGTAGVYVVDVRRIRTKKGDQMAFLRISDEFSEAEAVVFPDVYKKIGTHLTDQQLLLIKGKVETRNDKKQIIMQDANLLTNILEDDKESVYINIKGGHDASVKEKVKELINSFTGPHSLYIRQESDGRIYEWKNGVSLQDSFLQQLRSLIGNENVVVK, from the coding sequence TTGAGATATAGTTTAGGTGCATTAAAGGGAGTGCCATCTTCAGCATTAAAAGAGATACTATCTAAAAGAGAAGATGGTCCTTATAAAAATATATTTGACTTAGTGTTAAGGGTTTCATCTAAATTAGTTAACCGTAAAACACTAGAATCACTAATATTATCGGGAGCACTGGATGAATTCAATTTAAATAGAGCAACACTACTTGCTACGATCGATGTTGCATACGAACACAAAGAATTTGTACAACCTTTTGAAGATGACTTATTCGAAGGAGACGACACTTTTATCCCTGAACCGAAAGTATTGTCAGTCGAGCCCATGCCTCTAATGCATAAACTAGCACATGAAAAAGAAGTGTTTGGATTTTATTTTTCTGATCATCCCATAAAAATGTACGCAAAGGGGTTAAGGAAAAAAGGTGCCAAATCATTGTCAGCAGTTCTAAAAGAAGGGTCAGGTACCGCAGGGGTCTACGTAGTAGATGTAAGGAGAATTCGAACGAAAAAAGGAGATCAAATGGCTTTTCTTCGAATAAGTGACGAATTTTCTGAAGCGGAAGCGGTTGTTTTTCCTGATGTTTATAAAAAAATTGGAACGCACTTAACAGATCAACAACTACTTTTGATTAAAGGAAAAGTAGAAACTAGAAATGACAAGAAACAAATTATTATGCAAGATGCAAACTTACTGACAAATATTCTTGAAGATGACAAAGAAAGTGTTTACATTAATATTAAGGGAGGACATGATGCCTCTGTGAAAGAGAAAGTAAAAGAGCTTATCAACTCTTTTACAGGTCCCCATTCTCTCTACATTAGACAAGAGTCTGATGGCAGGATATATGAGTGGAAAAACGGAGTATCTTTACAAGACTCATTCCTTCAACAATTAAGAAGCTTAATTGGAAATGAAAATGTAGTAGTAAAATAA
- a CDS encoding DNA polymerase III subunit alpha, whose translation MAFKGTVLDLQTSYSLLSSTITIPTLIDHYKHHGIKAAAIADEGVLSGVIPFYKACKEATIKPLIGMRATVQWTEEFSASTLLFAENNRGYENLLKISSALQTISSKGLPLNWLTAYKEGLLLVDPTNNGLMINHLNQHVERAIVEKIANEFSFFVGVPPKNDEEKDNSIRTSILTLAKELNITTIPTPIVRYTNEEEKLAHSVLSCIRDNEKLSDRHAWHQIPDQHMWTEQDWEQGYYDIPELLENLLDFIEKCEVEIDLTKTYLPKYPIDNDLTPSNLLRNLCRDRLSSINLADKKQYEERLNYEVEIIEEMGFVDYFLIVWDFMKFARESSIITGPGRGSAAGSLVAYLLQITKVDPLKYGLLFERFLNPDRVSLPDIDIDFPDHRRDDVIEYVANKYGKKHVAQIVTFGTLAAKAAIRDTGRTFGLSTKELEQWSRLIPSKPGTTLEDVYQQSKELRSFIQETDQNQQMWHVAKTIEGLPRHASTHAAGIIISPFPLVEKVPLLHGGEDIPLTQFTMDILESIGLLKMDFLGLRNLSLLERMQSLIRQTTNTTINWDELPLEDERTYKLLQRGDTTGVFQLESEGMRKALQLIKPTEFSDIVAVNALYRPGPMAQIPLYQKRKEKIENYQENEPVLKEVLQETYGIIVYQEQIMQIAHKVACFTLGEADLLRRAVSKKSVQVLQQQRQKFVQGSVNNGYSQERAIQLYDLIVRFAQYGFNKSHAVAYSMISYQLAYAKAHFPLEFLSVLLTTSIGNQDRLAMLLMEAKESDVTILPLLSTKVIFLS comes from the coding sequence ATGGCATTTAAAGGAACTGTACTAGACCTCCAGACTTCCTACAGTCTCTTGTCTAGTACCATAACCATTCCGACATTGATAGATCACTACAAACATCATGGAATAAAGGCCGCGGCAATAGCTGATGAAGGTGTGTTAAGCGGTGTAATTCCCTTTTATAAAGCTTGTAAAGAAGCAACTATTAAACCTTTAATAGGTATGCGGGCAACAGTGCAATGGACAGAAGAATTCTCTGCTTCTACGTTACTTTTTGCTGAAAACAATAGAGGTTACGAGAATTTACTGAAAATTTCTAGTGCCCTTCAAACAATCTCATCTAAAGGTTTGCCATTAAACTGGTTAACAGCTTATAAAGAAGGTCTCCTTTTGGTTGATCCAACGAATAATGGATTGATGATAAATCATCTAAATCAACATGTAGAAAGAGCAATTGTTGAAAAGATAGCAAATGAGTTTTCGTTCTTTGTTGGAGTCCCACCAAAGAACGATGAAGAAAAAGATAACTCCATTCGAACAAGCATACTAACATTAGCCAAGGAATTAAATATTACAACTATTCCTACACCAATTGTTCGTTATACGAACGAAGAAGAGAAGCTCGCGCATTCTGTTTTATCTTGCATTAGAGATAATGAGAAACTTTCGGATCGGCACGCATGGCACCAAATTCCTGACCAACACATGTGGACGGAGCAAGATTGGGAACAAGGTTATTACGATATTCCTGAACTTTTAGAGAACCTACTGGACTTTATAGAAAAATGTGAAGTAGAAATAGATCTAACTAAAACTTATTTACCGAAGTATCCTATTGATAATGACCTGACACCATCGAATCTATTGAGAAATTTATGTCGAGATCGGTTGAGTTCCATCAATTTAGCAGACAAAAAACAATATGAAGAGAGATTAAATTATGAAGTAGAGATTATTGAAGAAATGGGCTTTGTTGACTATTTCTTAATCGTATGGGACTTCATGAAATTTGCAAGAGAATCTTCAATTATCACAGGACCAGGTCGAGGGTCTGCTGCAGGTTCTTTAGTTGCCTATTTGCTGCAAATAACAAAAGTAGATCCACTAAAATATGGTTTGCTGTTTGAAAGGTTCCTTAACCCTGATCGAGTTTCTTTACCAGACATAGATATAGATTTTCCAGATCATAGACGAGACGATGTTATCGAATACGTTGCAAATAAGTACGGAAAAAAACACGTAGCCCAAATTGTTACTTTTGGTACATTAGCTGCTAAAGCTGCCATAAGAGATACCGGGAGAACCTTTGGCCTTTCTACAAAAGAATTAGAACAATGGTCTAGACTCATTCCTTCTAAACCTGGAACAACATTAGAGGACGTTTACCAGCAATCAAAGGAACTACGCAGTTTCATTCAAGAAACAGATCAGAATCAACAAATGTGGCATGTGGCAAAGACAATTGAAGGTCTTCCTAGACATGCTTCTACCCATGCAGCCGGAATTATTATCTCTCCATTCCCTTTAGTCGAGAAAGTACCGTTACTGCATGGCGGTGAAGACATTCCCCTTACGCAGTTTACAATGGATATACTAGAATCAATTGGACTACTAAAGATGGATTTCCTTGGGTTACGAAACCTGTCTTTACTAGAACGAATGCAATCCTTAATTAGACAAACGACCAATACAACTATTAATTGGGACGAGCTTCCACTTGAAGATGAGCGTACGTATAAGCTTTTACAAAGAGGGGACACAACAGGAGTCTTTCAATTGGAATCGGAAGGTATGAGGAAAGCTTTACAATTAATCAAACCAACTGAATTCTCGGATATAGTAGCAGTAAACGCTCTTTACCGTCCTGGTCCGATGGCGCAAATTCCTCTGTATCAAAAAAGGAAAGAAAAGATAGAAAACTATCAAGAAAATGAACCAGTATTGAAGGAAGTTTTACAAGAGACGTATGGAATTATTGTGTACCAGGAACAAATTATGCAAATTGCTCACAAGGTCGCTTGTTTCACACTAGGAGAAGCGGATTTATTGAGAAGAGCTGTTTCCAAAAAAAGCGTACAGGTGTTACAACAACAACGACAAAAGTTTGTGCAAGGTTCTGTAAACAACGGCTACAGTCAAGAAAGGGCTATACAATTATATGATTTAATCGTCCGTTTCGCACAGTATGGATTTAATAAAAGCCACGCTGTAGCATACAGTATGATTTCTTATCAACTTGCATATGCGAAAGCTCATTTTCCATTGGAGTTTTTATCTGTATTGTTAACTACATCTATAGGTAATCAAGATAGATTAGCTATGTTACTTATGGAGGCTAAAGAATCAGATGTAACAATACTTCCCCTTCTATCAACAAAAGTCATTTTCCTTTCATGA
- a CDS encoding YtrH family sporulation protein, which yields MSASEGFFPAFFYSFFIALGVLIGGVLLGGLAAYLLGDPPLTEMGRLVSKLRIWAIIAAIGGTFDTLYSFERGFLQGETIDLFKQFLLILSAMGGAQVANQLFTWWLQEHIS from the coding sequence ATGAGCGCATCAGAGGGGTTTTTCCCTGCATTTTTTTATAGTTTTTTTATTGCTCTAGGGGTTTTAATTGGAGGGGTTTTATTAGGTGGCTTAGCTGCGTATTTATTAGGAGATCCTCCGTTAACAGAGATGGGACGGTTAGTGTCTAAGCTTCGTATATGGGCGATTATCGCTGCTATTGGTGGCACGTTTGATACTTTGTATAGTTTCGAGCGAGGTTTCTTACAAGGGGAAACGATTGATTTGTTTAAGCAATTTTTATTAATTTTGTCAGCAATGGGTGGAGCGCAAGTTGCAAATCAATTGTTCACTTGGTGGCTACAGGAGCATATCTCATGA
- the ytrI gene encoding sporulation membrane protein YtrI, with translation MRLPSVHQRKEWHRFFAGAIIGGFVSWAIFIYIHGELQEYQTKTLQFQKDQIQDLTNDIAIWQDEYTKINEQTEKDLLVEDIEVKILNAKKYGILALDSSLVAQDLVKEDLKPLLTKRVLTVYQNRDLVKRVIENKTVVINDRRYSFVVREMFMYTRVQITLELQLAS, from the coding sequence ATGAGACTACCTTCTGTTCATCAAAGAAAAGAGTGGCACCGTTTCTTTGCAGGAGCAATTATAGGTGGTTTTGTCAGCTGGGCTATTTTTATCTATATCCATGGTGAGTTACAAGAGTATCAAACAAAAACACTACAGTTTCAAAAAGATCAGATTCAGGATTTAACGAATGATATTGCAATATGGCAAGATGAATATACGAAAATAAATGAGCAAACAGAGAAAGATTTGTTAGTGGAAGATATTGAAGTGAAGATTTTAAATGCTAAAAAGTACGGTATTTTGGCACTTGATAGTAGCCTAGTTGCACAAGATCTAGTGAAGGAAGATTTGAAGCCACTTTTGACGAAGAGAGTGTTAACTGTTTATCAAAATAGAGACCTCGTTAAGAGAGTGATAGAAAATAAAACAGTAGTAATCAACGATCGCCGTTATTCCTTTGTTGTAAGAGAAATGTTCATGTATACGAGGGTCCAAATAACGCTTGAATTGCAGTTGGCTAGTTAA
- a CDS encoding DHH family phosphoesterase — MKKNILEEIKKHDTIIVHRHVRPDPDAYGSQGGMAEIIKSSFPDKTVYVVGKEEPSLSFLMSLDNIEDGEFENALAIICDTANKERICDQRYALAKTVIKLDHHPNQDPYGDLLWVDTTASSASEMVYEWYTSEKENGLVLSDKAARLIYAGIVGDTGRFLFPSTSQRTFDVAGELIRYDFDRTDLYNQMYEMKPHVAKLQGYVLQNYEMTSDGAAFIKLPLPVLKEYNVEPTEASQLVGSLGNLAGMKAWCFFIEEEDQIRVRLRSKGPIINELASQYNGGGHPLASGASVYSWEEAEEVKEKLMQICEDSR; from the coding sequence ATGAAAAAGAACATTCTAGAAGAAATAAAAAAGCACGATACGATTATCGTACATAGACATGTTAGACCAGATCCAGATGCGTATGGTTCGCAAGGTGGAATGGCGGAAATTATTAAATCCTCCTTTCCAGATAAAACAGTTTATGTAGTTGGGAAAGAAGAGCCTTCTCTATCTTTTTTAATGAGTTTAGATAATATAGAAGATGGCGAATTTGAGAATGCACTAGCCATTATATGTGATACGGCAAACAAAGAAAGAATTTGTGACCAACGTTATGCATTAGCGAAGACAGTCATTAAATTAGATCACCATCCTAATCAAGACCCTTACGGAGATCTACTATGGGTTGATACGACTGCCTCTTCGGCAAGTGAAATGGTTTATGAATGGTATACAAGTGAAAAAGAAAATGGTCTTGTCTTATCTGACAAGGCAGCAAGATTAATTTATGCTGGAATAGTTGGTGATACAGGTAGGTTTTTATTCCCTAGTACATCACAGAGAACTTTTGATGTAGCTGGTGAATTAATTCGTTACGATTTTGATAGAACAGATTTGTATAACCAAATGTATGAAATGAAACCGCATGTCGCTAAATTACAAGGATACGTGTTACAAAACTACGAGATGACTAGTGATGGAGCAGCCTTTATTAAATTGCCTTTACCCGTTTTGAAAGAATACAATGTTGAACCAACAGAAGCTAGTCAATTAGTCGGTTCTTTAGGTAACCTCGCAGGAATGAAAGCATGGTGCTTCTTTATTGAGGAAGAAGATCAAATAAGAGTAAGGCTACGTTCTAAAGGTCCAATCATTAATGAATTAGCATCTCAATACAATGGTGGAGGCCATCCGTTAGCATCTGGTGCTTCTGTTTATTCTTGGGAAGAAGCAGAAGAAGTAAAAGAGAAACTCATGCAGATTTGTGAGGACTCGCGTTAA
- a CDS encoding YtpI family protein, whose amino-acid sequence MPIFAFLIILSFFAYIMYKVRTIRATLPYTKLYWSSKASISLGLTMFLFGVNQLFVRITTVSVFISLLFILVGVFSAFYAFKRLKEIRSKAEAEWA is encoded by the coding sequence ATGCCTATATTTGCGTTCTTAATTATTTTATCATTCTTCGCCTACATCATGTACAAAGTACGTACCATACGAGCAACCCTTCCGTATACCAAATTATATTGGTCTTCGAAAGCAAGTATTTCACTTGGTCTAACAATGTTTCTATTTGGGGTTAACCAATTATTTGTACGAATTACAACCGTCTCCGTTTTTATTTCTCTTTTGTTTATCTTAGTTGGTGTTTTTAGTGCTTTTTATGCATTTAAACGCCTTAAAGAAATTCGTTCTAAAGCCGAAGCAGAATGGGCATAA
- a CDS encoding DRTGG domain-containing protein: MPTKHEQILAYIDGLPVGEKISVRSIAKALLVSEGTAYRAIKDAENKGYVSTIERVGTIRIEKKKKENIEKLTFAEIVNIIDGQVLGGRTGLHKTLTKFVIGAMRIEAMMRYTGAGNLLIIGNRTKAHEEALKAGAAVLITGGFDTDDEVKQLADRLELPIISTTYDTFTVATMINRAIYDQLIKKEILLVEDILTPYEDTALLFDKSTIEDWIKLNQHTTHSRFPVVDSSNKVVGVVTSKDILGQTKDSKIEQVMTKHPISVQPTTSVASAAHVMIWEGIEMLPVIDEQGKLLGIISRQDVLKALQMSQRQPQVGETIDDTVTKQLQLISSEGEAPIFQFDVTPQMVNNIGTISNGVFTTIITETANRTLRMLKKGDLVVENMTVYHLKPVQMESTLLVKPHVLDVGRKFGKVDVELYKDQLLVGKAMLMCQLIDRH; encoded by the coding sequence ATGCCGACAAAACATGAACAAATACTTGCCTATATTGACGGACTACCAGTTGGAGAAAAAATCTCTGTTCGATCAATAGCCAAAGCCCTTTTGGTAAGCGAAGGGACTGCTTATCGAGCCATAAAAGACGCAGAAAATAAAGGATATGTCAGTACTATAGAACGGGTAGGTACAATTCGAATTGAAAAAAAGAAAAAAGAAAACATTGAAAAGCTAACATTTGCTGAAATAGTTAATATCATAGATGGTCAAGTTTTAGGAGGTAGAACAGGATTACATAAAACGTTAACAAAATTTGTCATAGGTGCCATGCGAATCGAAGCGATGATGCGTTATACCGGTGCTGGTAACTTACTCATTATCGGTAACAGAACAAAGGCGCATGAAGAAGCGCTAAAAGCAGGGGCGGCTGTGTTGATTACAGGTGGTTTTGACACAGATGATGAGGTAAAACAATTAGCAGATCGTTTAGAGTTACCGATTATCTCAACTACATACGATACCTTCACTGTTGCAACAATGATTAATAGAGCAATATATGATCAATTGATCAAGAAAGAGATCTTATTAGTGGAAGATATATTAACACCTTACGAAGATACAGCTTTACTTTTTGATAAGTCTACAATAGAAGATTGGATAAAACTTAATCAACATACGACCCACAGTAGATTCCCAGTAGTAGACTCTTCCAATAAAGTGGTAGGTGTCGTAACGTCAAAAGATATATTAGGGCAGACAAAAGACTCAAAGATAGAACAAGTCATGACGAAACACCCTATTAGTGTTCAACCTACAACAAGTGTGGCATCTGCAGCGCATGTAATGATTTGGGAAGGTATAGAAATGTTACCTGTCATTGATGAACAAGGAAAACTCCTTGGAATCATTAGCCGACAAGACGTGTTAAAAGCGCTACAAATGAGTCAAAGACAACCTCAAGTAGGTGAAACAATAGATGACACGGTGACAAAACAGTTGCAACTAATTTCCTCAGAGGGGGAAGCTCCAATATTTCAATTTGACGTTACACCGCAAATGGTCAATAACATTGGTACCATCTCCAATGGGGTATTTACTACAATAATTACCGAAACAGCTAATAGGACACTTCGAATGTTGAAGAAGGGTGACCTAGTTGTGGAGAATATGACAGTATATCACTTGAAACCGGTACAAATGGAAAGTACATTACTTGTAAAACCACATGTTCTTGATGTAGGAAGAAAATTCGGAAAAGTGGATGTAGAATTATATAAAGATCAACTATTAGTTGGGAAAGCGATGTTAATGTGTCAATTAATTGATCGCCATTAG
- a CDS encoding DUF4097 family beta strand repeat-containing protein — MKNLGAILLAAITLGVFYFVVYGEGIGKETEQGNPIELDSNIKSLNLRLESSDTTIIPVEQDFIEVKIDGKGALYVKGNKKELIIEVRRKWYERFGLNAKSNVTVNVPKDFQEKLSVSIGSGNLTFDGGRMELEELSLNLSSGDMELDNITAKTLKHNGSSGDLHAKKVITKEAELNISSGDVRLEDFEGALSGDVSSGELKVTISQLLGDIDLDVSSGDVQLTLPDNADFTLNGKYSSGNIASNKILKFEDSENGVIKGVSGTGKYEIKLSVSSGSVHLN; from the coding sequence ATGAAAAATCTAGGAGCTATTCTCTTGGCAGCTATTACACTTGGTGTATTTTATTTTGTCGTATACGGGGAAGGTATTGGAAAAGAAACGGAACAAGGAAATCCTATTGAGTTGGATAGTAATATAAAATCACTTAATCTGCGTCTAGAAAGTAGCGATACAACCATTATTCCAGTAGAACAAGATTTTATAGAAGTAAAGATTGATGGAAAAGGAGCTTTATATGTAAAAGGTAATAAGAAGGAGCTAATAATAGAAGTAAGACGAAAATGGTATGAACGCTTCGGTTTAAATGCTAAATCAAATGTAACAGTTAATGTCCCGAAGGATTTTCAAGAAAAATTATCTGTATCAATTGGATCAGGAAATCTAACGTTTGATGGCGGAAGGATGGAGCTAGAAGAATTATCTTTGAATCTAAGTTCAGGAGATATGGAGTTAGATAACATTACAGCGAAGACTCTGAAGCACAATGGTTCTTCAGGTGACTTACATGCTAAAAAAGTGATAACAAAAGAAGCAGAGTTAAATATTAGTTCAGGAGATGTACGATTAGAGGACTTTGAAGGGGCACTATCTGGGGATGTAAGCTCTGGTGAACTAAAAGTAACAATCTCTCAACTTCTTGGAGATATAGACCTTGATGTTAGTTCAGGGGATGTTCAGTTAACACTGCCAGATAATGCTGATTTTACTTTGAACGGTAAGTACAGTAGTGGAAATATTGCGAGTAATAAAATATTGAAATTTGAAGATAGTGAAAATGGTGTCATTAAGGGTGTAAGTGGGACTGGTAAATATGAAATAAAGCTTTCTGTTTCAAGTGGAAGTGTTCATCTAAATTAA
- a CDS encoding metal-dependent hydrolase — protein sequence MKVSFHGHSVVQVEVKGKKLLFDPFITGNPQTDLVADTVEADYILLTHGHNDHVGDTMAIAKRTGATVIACHELATYLGRQGLTTHGMSIGGGYHFEFGRVTLTQAFHGSGYETEDGQILYMGMPAGIIVESEGKTVYHAGDTGLFTDMKWLGERHSIDVAFLPIGDNYTMGPEDAMTAAKWLNAKKVVPMHYNTFPPIQQDPQNYVSSLPEGVGVVLEAGQALEL from the coding sequence ATGAAGGTATCTTTTCATGGACATTCAGTAGTACAAGTCGAAGTAAAAGGAAAGAAGTTGCTTTTCGATCCATTTATTACAGGTAATCCACAAACAGATTTAGTTGCTGATACTGTGGAAGCAGATTATATTCTTTTAACGCATGGCCATAATGACCATGTTGGTGACACCATGGCTATTGCTAAGAGAACTGGCGCAACGGTGATTGCTTGTCATGAACTTGCTACTTATTTAGGAAGACAAGGATTAACAACTCATGGTATGTCTATCGGCGGAGGTTATCATTTTGAGTTTGGTAGAGTAACACTTACTCAAGCTTTTCATGGAAGTGGTTATGAAACCGAAGATGGCCAAATTTTATATATGGGAATGCCTGCAGGAATTATTGTAGAGTCAGAAGGGAAAACGGTCTACCACGCTGGAGATACTGGATTATTTACAGATATGAAATGGTTAGGAGAACGTCATTCTATTGATGTTGCATTCTTACCTATAGGAGATAATTATACAATGGGGCCAGAGGATGCGATGACCGCTGCGAAGTGGTTAAATGCGAAAAAGGTGGTTCCTATGCATTACAATACCTTCCCGCCAATCCAACAAGACCCACAAAATTACGTTTCTTCTTTACCAGAAGGAGTTGGCGTTGTATTAGAAGCTGGACAAGCTTTAGAACTTTAA
- a CDS encoding M24 family metallopeptidase — MKTNRITKLRNWMTERKVDLSIITSKESVFYFTGFLNDPHERLNALVVTSNEVYFVCPSMEIEDVKNVGFTGPIIGYSDTEDSIELLVNALPSELTVPVQTVSLELSQLSAERYLRLQEVLSWTNVYSSDELINILRMKKDQEELSYLREAAALADYAIEVGANALAEGKTEMDILGLVEYELKKKGINKMSFSTMVLTGANAASPHGVPGTTEIKNGDLVLFDLGVVYKGYCSDITRTLPFGEINEKQREIYTVVLEALEKALAIAKPGVKAKDLDLVAREHIAKAGYGDYFPHRLGHGLGISVHEYPSLTSTNELVLEEGMVLTVEPGIYVPGVAGVRIEDDILITKGGIEILTKYPKKLV, encoded by the coding sequence ATGAAAACAAACCGAATTACTAAATTGCGAAATTGGATGACAGAAAGAAAAGTTGATTTATCCATCATTACATCAAAAGAATCCGTATTCTATTTTACTGGATTCTTAAATGATCCCCATGAACGTCTCAATGCATTAGTGGTTACGAGCAATGAAGTGTACTTCGTGTGCCCATCAATGGAAATAGAAGATGTAAAAAATGTTGGGTTTACTGGACCCATAATTGGTTATTCCGATACAGAAGACTCTATTGAATTGTTAGTAAATGCATTACCATCTGAATTAACAGTACCAGTCCAAACTGTCTCTTTAGAATTATCGCAACTCTCCGCTGAACGCTATCTACGTTTACAAGAAGTATTAAGCTGGACTAATGTATACTCTTCTGATGAATTAATAAACATCCTTCGTATGAAAAAAGATCAAGAAGAGTTGTCGTATTTACGTGAAGCAGCTGCTCTAGCAGACTACGCAATTGAAGTAGGAGCAAATGCATTAGCAGAAGGTAAAACAGAAATGGATATTCTTGGACTGGTAGAATATGAATTAAAGAAAAAAGGAATTAACAAAATGAGCTTCTCTACAATGGTTCTAACTGGAGCCAACGCGGCGTCTCCACATGGTGTTCCTGGGACCACAGAAATTAAAAATGGAGACTTAGTCTTATTTGACCTTGGAGTTGTGTACAAAGGATATTGCTCTGACATCACAAGAACGCTTCCCTTTGGTGAGATAAATGAAAAACAACGAGAAATTTACACTGTTGTGCTAGAAGCCCTAGAAAAAGCACTAGCCATAGCTAAACCTGGAGTGAAGGCAAAAGATCTTGATCTAGTTGCAAGAGAACACATTGCAAAAGCGGGCTACGGAGACTACTTCCCACATCGCCTTGGCCACGGCCTAGGTATAAGCGTCCATGAGTATCCATCATTAACATCAACAAACGAATTAGTACTAGAAGAGGGAATGGTTTTAACAGTAGAACCAGGAATCTATGTCCCGGGAGTAGCAGGAGTAAGAATCGAGGACGACATCCTAATAACAAAGGGCGGCATAGAGATCTTAACAAAATATCCGAAGAAGTTGGTATAG